The Leptospira paudalimensis region TTTGCCTTCTAACTACCATGGAAACTGCCCATTCTATTTCGAAAAAGCGAAAATTGGTTGTTGGTAATCTCTGAAATCAGCTAGAATGTGAATGGATGATACGATTTACCACTCTAGTTTTTTCCTTCATTTTATGCTCGAGTTTATCTGCTGAGTCAAGTTGGGGCAATTCCATTCAAAAGGGATTTGAAACCGCCAAACAGGAAAATAAATTCATCATCGTTGATGTATTTGCAGATTGGTGTACGTATTGTATGGTTTTGGAAAAAGAAATTTTCCCAGACCCAGAAGTGAGTCGCATCTTAGACCAATTCGTTCGAGTACGACTCGATGGGGAAGAATTTCCGAACCTTCGTAAAAAATACAATATCGAAGGTTATCCCACAATTTTGTTCTTAGATGGGGATGGAAATTTTGTCACAAAGATAGTAGGCCTTGCAACCAAGGAAGATATTGTCTCCCTTTCAAAAAGAATCTTACAAGAACCAAACTTAGAATCTTTTTTAAAAACTGAAATTAGAAAAGAAAAAGAGAACCCTCACTTACACTTTCGTTTGGGTTTGTTGTACTTTCAAAACAAGGAATATGAAAAAGCAGAAGAACAATTTCTCAATTCCATACAAAAATCAAAAAACATTCCCATCGTAAAAGAGAATTCTCACTTTAATTTAAATCTGATCCGGTCCGTCAATGGACCAAAAGATGGTGCTGTATCTTCTTGGAAAGAATTCATTAAAACTTATCCAAATTCGAAACGAATCACAACCGCGAAATTGTATTATGGGATTAGTTTAAAAGAAACGGGAGACTTAAAACTTGCTAAGTCCATCCTTACCGAGATCCAACCGAAGTTAGTCTCGGAGTCAGACAAAACCATTTGTAAAGAAACTCTATTACAAATCGAAAAAGGTTTTTAATCCAGAAATCACTTCGGCAAACAATGGTTTGCCGAAAATAAATCTAGCGATTCCCAATAGAATAATAAGTGAAACCTAATTCTTGCATAAGTGTAGGTTTATATTGATTCCTTCCATCAAAGATAAGTGGAGCCTTTAACAAGGATTTGATCTTTGCAAAATCTGGTTCCCTGAATTCTCGCCACTCCGTTAATAATAACATAGCATCTGCACCTTCTAAAGTTGAATATGCATCTTTTTTATATTCCACTTTGCCATCAAAGTAATACTTTGAAGTTTCCATAGCCGCTGGATCAAATACTTGGATTTTGGCACCGTTTTTATGTAGTTCATAGATTAGCGGAATTGATGGAGCTTCTCGCATATCATCCGTTCCAGGTTTAAACGAAAGACCCCAAATACCAAATGTTTTCCCTTTCATATCAGTTGATTTGAAGTGTTGGAAAATTTTATCAGTAAGTCTTGTTTTTTGTTTTTCATTCACATCTTCCACTGATTGGATGATGTGCATTGGTGCATTGACTTCTTCTGCTGTCCTAAGAAGTGCTCTCACATCTTTTGGAAAACAAGATCCACCATACCCAATCCCTGCATATAAGAATTGACGTCCAATTCTTGAGTCTGTTCCCATACCTTTCCGAACATCATCATAATTGGCACCTAACGCATCACATAAATTTGCAATCTCGTTTACAAAGGAAATCTTTGTCGCAAGGAAAGCGTTACAAGCATACTTTGTGAGTTCCGCAGAACGTATACTCATCGTGATAATTGGGTTTCCATTCAAAACAAATGGAGAGTATAACTCACTCATTTTTTTAGCAGCGTGGTCTGATTCAGCACCAATCACAACTCGCTCAGGGCGCATAAAATCTTCAATTGCGGCCCCTTCTTTCAAAAATTCAGGATTCGAAACCACATCAAACGAGTGTTTTGTGTTTTTTGCTACGATTTCCTTTACTTTGTCTGCAGTTCCAACGGGAACAGTTGATTTATCAACAATGATTTTGTGTCCATTCATTGTTTTTCCAACTTCTTCTGCTACTGCGAAAACAAATCGTAAGTCCGCGGATCCGTTATCGGATGTTGGAGTTCCAACAGCAATGAATACGAATTCAGAAGCCTCAACTCCATCCTTTAAGGATGTGGAAAATTTAAGTCTGCCTTCTTTATAATTACGTTCTACCAGTTCTGACAAACCTGGTTCATAAATCGGTATGATTCCTGTTTTTAAATCACTGATCTTTTTTTCATCTTTATCAATACAAATCACATCATTGCCATATTCAGCAAAACAGGTACCTGCAACGAGACCCACATATCCGGTTCCGACTACGCAAACTTTCATAGGATTTCCAGAATTTCTATTTTGACCAAAAAGGAAACTGTTTTTCTAAAAGGAAGAACCTAGTCTTCTCGGATGTGGAATTGTGTTGGGATATGACAAATTCCTACGAATTTTTCAATTTTCCCTGATTCTACTTCAAAATCTAAGATGGACTCCCGCCAGAAATAACTCCCTTCAATATGGGATTCACCTTTATGGATTGAAACCCCAATCGTATACTTCCCTTGGGAAAACTGAATCGGAAAGACAAACTCAACTTGGTATTCTTTGCCCTTTTGGAAACTCCGTTTGCCATCGCCTAAGTGGTGGGTATTTGTTCCAAAGATACGAATCCCTTTTTCATTATCGATATGAAAACCAACGGTAACATCCTCTATAAATGCATCGGATAGGAATGTCAGTTGTAACCGAACTTGTGCTCCGATAAAAAACACATTCGAGGAAACACCATTTTGATTTTGTATGCTGACATGTAAATTTTGAATGGATTTGGAAGAATAGGAATCTGATGGACTTGTCTCACCAGCTAACACATGCATATATTGTTCAATTGTTTCTTTGGGATTTCCTTCATAAAGAAGTCTGCCCTTATCTAATAAAAGGGCACGTGTACAAAAATAGGAAACCAATCCTAAATCATGGCTCACAACAAGAATAGAGGTTCCTAATTCAGAAAATTCGCGAATTCGTTTCAGACATTTTTGTTGGAAACTTGCATCTCCCACAGCCAAGGCTTCATCGACGATTAGGATGTCTGGTCGTTTTGCAGTGGCCAAACTAAAACCAAGTCTCATTGCCATACCAGAGCTATAGTTCTTTAAGGGTGTGTAACGAAACTCTTCTAGTTCCGCAAAGGCAAATATAGTATCAGACAACGATTTGATTTCTTTTGGTTTGTATCCCCATACTAGTCCATTGAAGTATACATTTTCTTCTCCTGACAATTCAGGGTTAAATCCAACACTTAATTCAAGTAAGGCACGAACGGAACCATTCACTTGTAAATTGCCCTTATCTTTTTGGATCACACCTGTGATTAACTTTAAAAGAGTCGACTTACCTGCTCCATTCCTTCCAATGATGCCAAGAATTTCTCCTGGATTTACTTTTAGGTTCAATGAATTGATTGCCGTAAATTTTGAGTCAATTCCGAAGTAACCAAAACTAAGACCTGCAAGGATTCGTTTCCAAGGTTTGGAAAACCCATGATAATCCTTGGAAAGATTTTCAATAAGAACAGAAGTCATTGGAACTTAAAGATGATCCAAAATTACGGATTGGAATTTCCGTTTGGCGAGTAAATAAACAAGAAAAAAGAAAAGTAAAAACGGTGTTATGTGTAACCACTCAAATTGAGATTGAAACCCACTAATCACAGTTGTGCGAAATACATCCAATGGGATAGTGAAAGGATTCCATTCATTCCATTGTTTAAGATATCCTGTTGGGTAATACAAAACAGGAATCCCCCAAAATACCAATTGGCTCACCAAACGAATCAAAGGTGAGATATCCTTTAGGAGAATATTGAGTCGTGAAAGGTAATGCAATAGTAACATCAGATACAGTCCAGACAGAACAAGGACAGTGTAACCAAAAAAGATTCCGGTTAGATTTAATGTTCCTGAATACCCTAAGTAAAGGAACACAGGAATGGATGTGATGAAACTATGGATGAGAAACTGGACAAATGGAATCCATAAAAAAAGATCAATGCCAAGGCTTGAACGTTTGAGTAAGGAACGATTGTCAGTGAGGATACCTGTGCCCCGTACAAGTAATTCTTGGATGGGTATCCAAAACAAAAGGCCAGTGAGCAAATAGGCAGTGAAATCTTCTTGGGTGGATGGGTTTCTTAGATTGAGGACTAAAAAGACAAGGGCGTACAAACTGATGAGTACTAAGTTCTGCAAAAACATCCAGGAAATTCCCAAAAAGGAACCTGCATATTGCAGAGCATAGTCACGCCGAACAAGAGCCCAAAGTATGGATAGTTTCTCCATACTTTGATTGTCGGCCCCGAGTCTCTGATTCTAGACCAGAAACCAGGGTATTGGTTCTTACATCTTCCTTAAGTTCTTTTGCCCTAAGTCAGAAAGATTGGGGGATACCCAATTCCCTTTTTGGACTACCTCACCTTGGAACGCTTCCATGAGGTACTCTTCGAAGGTTTTTCCGGATTGGTTTTGGGCAAATCCCTTTTTAGGACCTTGGCCAGCGAGCCCAGAATCCTTATGGCGGTTGTAAGCGGGTTGTTGGATGGATCGAACGATCATAGGTTTTTCCTCCCCGTCATCATGTTAGACGACATAAAACTTAAAAATAATACCAATAATATACTAAACGCTTGTTTACACTACTTAACATTTGAGAAGTTAAGTCAATATTTTTTTCACGTTTTTATCGGTTTGTATTAACAATTTAGCATTCCTCTGGGACAAAACCCGCCCCAAGATGGATTTTTTTTCGCCGTTCACTAGAATATGTCCCTTTTTCAAAAAAAAGCAAACGGAATGAGGGAAAAAAAGAACAAAATCGAACCCCAATCCTGGTGGATTGGCAGAAAATTGCGCTATTTTTGTGGTTTATCTTCGTACAGTCATTGTTTGCTGGAGAAAAATCACCGAAAGACGTCCCTGTGGCCAGTTTACTACGCGTTGGATTTTCCCCAAAACTTGTGGCCATCTGGCAACAAAAAGTAAAAGCCCCTAGGACAGAGTTTTTCCAATGGAAACGTTCCCTGGCAGGCAAGGATGCGGCACTTGTCTCGAAATTATGGAAACTTGAGAATTTGAGTTATCCCCCTCCAACCAGGGAACCAAAACCAAACATCCCCCATGACAAAAAGAAAATCGGAAAGCAAGGTATTACCGAAAACATACCCAAAGCAGAAATTCCTACCAAGGATGCATTTTTAGAAGATCATTTGTTTTTAGGACTTGGGTACCAAAACTTAGATGTCCAATACCTTCCCCGGGAAGAAAAAAACCATTCCTCCTTTGCCTTTGGAGGATTCCAAAAAGGCCAACGATTTTCCTTTGAAAAACGTGATGAAGATTTTTTATATGGCATTCATTTCAAATACAATTCCTTCCACATAACATCCGGTAATCGGTATAAACCAATCCCTCACTTTTACTTTGCCAAAGATCCTAATTTTTATTCCCAAATGGATAGACCCAATTCACCGCTCCCCCAACCCATCCAAAGTTCTCATTTTTTCGGAACCCAAAATTCCTTATTTGGGAAACCAACTTACTATGGAGTTTATTATGCACCTGGGTTTTCATCCTACCCTGGAATTTACTTCTCATCACCAAATAAATCTTATTCGGGTGTTTGGTCCCCTGGAGAAAATAAATCCAGTTTTTTTGTCAATGACACATTACAATTACAACAGTTTGGGAAACATAGAATCCAATCCGAATCAATTTTGAATCGTAAGGAGACTGTTGGTTTTTACTATTCCAAATCAGAATTTGTGGACTCTAAATTTTTAGTTGATGTTACTGTTTACCGTGACTCTCCACTTTTGTATGGGAATGTATCCAGTGGAGACATTCGCCCAGAAATCCCACAAACTTTAGGTTATATGAGAGGTAGTTACCAAAACATTGTTGGAGGAGAGGTTTTATCCTCGCAAGAAGGGCATCGTTATGAAAGTGGTGGTTCAGGTTTTTTACCCTTCATCGTTTCACAGTATGGTAATCTTCTCTATCGTTATAGGCAATATAATGAAGTTGGCAACTACCAATACCAAGAAACGGGGAGAGCCCTATTCTATGAATGGAGAAGAGATCGTACGGTTTATTCCATTGGGATGGAACGAAGGGAATTAGGAAACCAATGGGAAGGTAAAATTGCAATCCCGATTCAAATTGGACATTTATTGGAACTGAGTGCCATTTTTAGAGAAGGGAATTTAAAAACAAGATCGTGGTTTGAAAACTGGACGTATGCATCCGATTTTAATATCAATTTAACAGATAGAGAAGAAATCATTAAAATTAAATATGTAAGTCAATTTCTATCATTAAACGTCAGTTACTCTGAAAAAAAAACATCACCAGCACCAATTTTATTCATCAATTTTCAATTTTTACACTTAATAGATCTCTAATACAACAAATCATCGGTTCTGATTTCTTGGTAGGTTTGTAATTGAAAAATAGGGATTGATTGTTTATCGATGAATTCATTTTTTTCGCCCGGAAGTTTTTTTGGAGTGGGTAATGATGACCTTTTTCCTCTTTCATCTACTGCATAAAAATAGTATCCGATCCATTCCCCTTTGACTAAATAAGGATTACCAATAAACAAATCTTTGACAAAAAATTCAGCATCCAAATCAAACTTATTTCTACGATACCGAAAATGGATTTCATCTCCATTTAAATCGTAAAATACAACAAAATCCCCTTGTTTCCCTTTAAAATACAACTTCCATTCTAATGGGAAAACTCCCGTTTTTTGGAATTCCATTTTACCATCTAAGATTCGTTTTTCGGAACGAGAGATAGGACCTGTGTATTTGGAATCTGCTTCTGAAAAAAGACTAGTGGTTAGAAATAAAAAACCTATGAATCCAAAGATATATATCTGAGATAAAAACATCTTAGTTTGAATGGAAATATTTTGATTTCGTATTTGATTCCATACCAAAAGATCCTGATAGAAAAAATTTGTGTACCAAAAGAATTTCATTTCGGTTCTTCTTCTGGTTTATCCTCAGTGGTTTTGTCGTCGTCAGAGGGATTGTCTTTTCCATTGATCATATCAATGGCTTTTTTTGCTGCTTTTTGTACCTTGGGACTTGGGTCACGGTCTCGTTTGTATTCCAATAACTCCAAGGCTTTGGGATCACGTAAATTCCCCATAAATTCAATGGCACGTAATCTTACCATACTATCATCATCCCGAGCAAATTCATTCAGTTCTTGGAAAACTTCTTTATCACCCATAGTCACCAAAGCACCAATGGCATAAATTTTGAGTGATTGTGCTTTTTTAGCGTCCAACTTTCCAGATGTTTTTTTAAGAGAATCTAGCAGTTCATATAACTTCGGTTTTGCTGCTTCTGATTTTAGTTTTCCTAACGTATTCATCGAATAACAACGCAGTGTTGTAGGTTGGATATCGTCAAAAGCTACTTCGAGAAGTGCAGACTCTGCTTCTTGGTATAAAACAGTTCCAAAATAAAGTGCAATTTGTCCACGGATATCGGCATTATTAAACTTCTCTCTAAATTTTGTTTCCAAATATGGTGCCGCAATTTTTCCCTCAGGTAATTCGGCGAGAGAACTGATGTACAAACTAAGGGAATTTGAATTTTTAGTGAAATCTTCTTTTTTTACTTTTTCTAAGAGTGGGTTTGTTGCTTCTGCAAGTTTCATTTTTTTGGCAGAAGTTACCGCTTGTTTGTTCACATCTTCATTTGGATCTTCAAAGAGTGAAATGATGGTTTCATGGTTTTCTTTTAGATTCAAATCTCCTACTGTTTTGAGTAGGACAATCTTCATCCCCATATCTTTTTCTGTTTTAAGTTGTTCTCCAACCAAAACATAAAGTTCACCTGCATTTTCTTTAGGGAAACGCACAAGTTCACCTAACGCTTGTTTTCGCTCCTGGCTCGTGCCATAACGAAT contains the following coding sequences:
- a CDS encoding LIC12298 family protein, which codes for MIVRSIQQPAYNRHKDSGLAGQGPKKGFAQNQSGKTFEEYLMEAFQGEVVQKGNWVSPNLSDLGQKNLRKM
- a CDS encoding thioredoxin fold domain-containing protein, which translates into the protein MIRFTTLVFSFILCSSLSAESSWGNSIQKGFETAKQENKFIIVDVFADWCTYCMVLEKEIFPDPEVSRILDQFVRVRLDGEEFPNLRKKYNIEGYPTILFLDGDGNFVTKIVGLATKEDIVSLSKRILQEPNLESFLKTEIRKEKENPHLHFRLGLLYFQNKEYEKAEEQFLNSIQKSKNIPIVKENSHFNLNLIRSVNGPKDGAVSSWKEFIKTYPNSKRITTAKLYYGISLKETGDLKLAKSILTEIQPKLVSESDKTICKETLLQIEKGF
- a CDS encoding LIC_11959 family protein; this encodes MFLSQIYIFGFIGFLFLTTSLFSEADSKYTGPISRSEKRILDGKMEFQKTGVFPLEWKLYFKGKQGDFVVFYDLNGDEIHFRYRRNKFDLDAEFFVKDLFIGNPYLVKGEWIGYYFYAVDERGKRSSLPTPKKLPGEKNEFIDKQSIPIFQLQTYQEIRTDDLLY
- a CDS encoding HEAT repeat domain-containing protein — encoded protein: MIRYGTSQERKQALGELVRFPKENAGELYVLVGEQLKTEKDMGMKIVLLKTVGDLNLKENHETIISLFEDPNEDVNKQAVTSAKKMKLAEATNPLLEKVKKEDFTKNSNSLSLYISSLAELPEGKIAAPYLETKFREKFNNADIRGQIALYFGTVLYQEAESALLEVAFDDIQPTTLRCYSMNTLGKLKSEAAKPKLYELLDSLKKTSGKLDAKKAQSLKIYAIGALVTMGDKEVFQELNEFARDDDSMVRLRAIEFMGNLRDPKALELLEYKRDRDPSPKVQKAAKKAIDMINGKDNPSDDDKTTEDKPEEEPK
- a CDS encoding ABC transporter ATP-binding protein; protein product: MTSVLIENLSKDYHGFSKPWKRILAGLSFGYFGIDSKFTAINSLNLKVNPGEILGIIGRNGAGKSTLLKLITGVIQKDKGNLQVNGSVRALLELSVGFNPELSGEENVYFNGLVWGYKPKEIKSLSDTIFAFAELEEFRYTPLKNYSSGMAMRLGFSLATAKRPDILIVDEALAVGDASFQQKCLKRIREFSELGTSILVVSHDLGLVSYFCTRALLLDKGRLLYEGNPKETIEQYMHVLAGETSPSDSYSSKSIQNLHVSIQNQNGVSSNVFFIGAQVRLQLTFLSDAFIEDVTVGFHIDNEKGIRIFGTNTHHLGDGKRSFQKGKEYQVEFVFPIQFSQGKYTIGVSIHKGESHIEGSYFWRESILDFEVESGKIEKFVGICHIPTQFHIRED
- a CDS encoding ABC transporter permease, with amino-acid sequence MEKLSILWALVRRDYALQYAGSFLGISWMFLQNLVLISLYALVFLVLNLRNPSTQEDFTAYLLTGLLFWIPIQELLVRGTGILTDNRSLLKRSSLGIDLFLWIPFVQFLIHSFITSIPVFLYLGYSGTLNLTGIFFGYTVLVLSGLYLMLLLHYLSRLNILLKDISPLIRLVSQLVFWGIPVLYYPTGYLKQWNEWNPFTIPLDVFRTTVISGFQSQFEWLHITPFLLFFFLVYLLAKRKFQSVILDHL
- a CDS encoding UDP-glucose dehydrogenase family protein, which gives rise to MKVCVVGTGYVGLVAGTCFAEYGNDVICIDKDEKKISDLKTGIIPIYEPGLSELVERNYKEGRLKFSTSLKDGVEASEFVFIAVGTPTSDNGSADLRFVFAVAEEVGKTMNGHKIIVDKSTVPVGTADKVKEIVAKNTKHSFDVVSNPEFLKEGAAIEDFMRPERVVIGAESDHAAKKMSELYSPFVLNGNPIITMSIRSAELTKYACNAFLATKISFVNEIANLCDALGANYDDVRKGMGTDSRIGRQFLYAGIGYGGSCFPKDVRALLRTAEEVNAPMHIIQSVEDVNEKQKTRLTDKIFQHFKSTDMKGKTFGIWGLSFKPGTDDMREAPSIPLIYELHKNGAKIQVFDPAAMETSKYYFDGKVEYKKDAYSTLEGADAMLLLTEWREFREPDFAKIKSLLKAPLIFDGRNQYKPTLMQELGFTYYSIGNR